TAGACACACGattcgacgatagtttactatgatttttctgaaatcatcaccccaggaaaaacacagaaaccatcatGGAAAATCCTATACCCataccacagaacaaacctcaaatcatttcctatactctggtattgcttttactgcattctaaagtctacagaatctagcaacctaagctctgataccaagttataACGTCCTGCTAAAttaattgagattttttttttattacaataataattactatgaaattccattactctgataccttcatatataaaactaaccatccacctaagcagcaggaagctaaaatcacataaccaccaccatatataaatatgtacaataccaaagtgccAGAATACTCCCAAAATAAACATATGAAGCTGCACCTCCAAAATCCTTCATTTGAGACTATAACTTTATAGAGAAAacctttcccaaaaatactcactctatcgATAGGCAGcactgaaacccctctatctgcaagcctgatctgctcgccttgctagatcacctgaaaaatataagttATATGGGATGAggcgacgctcagtaagaagaaacatgctattactagtgtgtggcagatgagttacatgcttgtaaaatctgatttagaaaaataTCATAAATAACATAACTGAATGAAACCTGTATACCTGTTGCAAAATacatcatacctatgttgcttaataTAAACTGAGTTTTCTGAATATCTTATTCATACTACTTCTAATAACTATAAGTATGTCTATTTTTTGTAAATCtgctcatatatatataataactgagaaaaatcactagatggataactgaagtcatgaattaacccctcatgacagggttgtgcggcccgaaggtgggacctaacctggctggccgactagggtaagtcaactgaactctgatagTCAGATTgtgccccctcaacccatatttgatggggagcctgtccacaacataggtaCAACCGACTTCTGAATatcacctattatctgaataggggttgcactctgaactgaatatagctacggtaccgtgctctgctgctAAATATGGTCCATcgaggtctaatactatatacataacttgatatttctaaaatactgtttttaccatgattttgtaacagtTGAGATAACCATAACACAATAAATACTGagttgaataaactgtaataactggatAGCTGATATGTCTGCATAACTGAATACCTGAATTTTCTGTTTAACTGTAGAAGctaaatgttatggttttgaaatggctatatcataatattctgagaATTACTGTAAAATGCGAGTTTCTATGCGTgtgctgaaaatcatggtattctgaaaattatggaaatcTTGTACTGGgctaataataaactcatgccacacaattaaacattaatattatcaggttcaGAAATCGTAcaaataatctgaataataatttgatgaaaaacatataatttataccgAATCAAAACAAGtttacctagcataacatatttcccgtACCTGATTCTAGCTAAAACCCCCTACTGTATCAGGTCCTATACCCGcaaggcttcctactcaacaccctgaaaattatatatctcagaacaaaatattactatttctacgtctactgcatttcctacaacttttggaaagccaaatttcaacaaaaaggccttacctgaatctaggatgaaatccaacttcgtcccactgatgatccgctccggcacacttagggagaacttccccaggagtgtcgtggtagccttagatcgtcgatctggcggtCGATGGGaccaaaatcgaggagagagggaagaAGAACCAtaggggagaggagagagagttccTAGTGAGTTTTCTACGACAAAACTTgtgtttcacactatttatactgtggcctttgtcgacgagccacgccatctcatcaacgaggtcacgaaagatgtttgtcgacgaataccaccttcttgtcgacgaaattcagagtttagaAAACAACCACTCGGTATCTTCTTATCGACGAAacatgtcctcatcgacgagacccttttgtaccctcatcgacgagaccctcttgtaccctcgttgatgaatcccctatgttcatcgacgaggccatgaattAATTTCTTGTGTTCTTACATCCAAAGTGTaacgtcgttgacgaacgcgtctgctgcctcattctgtttctgtttccatttccctctctctttcttatttaaataccattattcttcaggttgttatagattatccacctctgtaacctcttctggagtgtttacatatttcaattttctccttctgaGAGTTTTACCTTTTGCACCAATAGACCTTCCACGCTTAACTTGTGGTTTAGGTTAATTAGCCAACTGTTGTCCTTCAAGGACATCAGTACGTATTGGAATATTTGCagtaggtatatgagattttaatatgaccTTGGTATCTATAAAAGAGTttggtaattgatttgcaaccccttgcaattgtataattttttgaacttcaagtttactttgatttgtgcaagattctaaatgagataaactcatgacaTTCCATATGATTTCATATTGTGCTTCAAACACTGATTTTGCTctccctaatgtagggaatattgcttcatcaaaatgacaatcttgaaaccgtgCCTTAAACAAATCACATGTTAAAGATTCAAGAAatctaataatagaaggaaaatcaaaaccaacatagataccaaacTTTCGTTGAGGATCCATTTTAGTTTTTTTGAAAaagggcaataggaacatatactatacaaccaaaagtttttaaataagaaatatcagttTGTTATCCAaaaactaattgcatgggtgaaagattattgtaagcagttaaccttatacgaactaaacatgcaacatgaaaaataacatgtccccaaacagataaaaacaatttggttctcataatcataggtttggcaatgagttgaagtcttttaataaaagattcagctaaacaattttgtgtatgagtatgagctatgagatgttcaacatctattttaagtaacatgcaatagttatcagaAGTTTGAAATGTAaattcaccagcattatccaaacgaattgatttaattggataattagGAAtatgagctcgtaatctaattAGTTGAGAAAAAAGTCTAGAAAATGCAATATTACGAatagaaagtagagaaacatatgaccatctagtagatgcatcaattaagatCATGAAATATGTAATTGGTCAAGATGGTGCATGTATTGGTCCatatatatcaccatgaattctctgTAAGAAATTAAGTGATTCAATACTTACTTTTGAAATAGATGGcttgacaattaatttcctttaagagcaagcagtacacatgaaatcatttgataaaataattttctggttctttagtggatgaccatgtgaattctcgATAATTTtttcgcatcattacatctccaagATGTCCATGACGATTATGCCAAAGTGTAAACAACTTTGGATCATTGCACTTTTGTTGCAAgatattatatgattcaactgttTTAATCTTTGTGTAAAACAATCTAGAAGATAAAGTTgacaatttttataaaatttgtttcttcccataaataatagaaataatataaaaaaaatctttaccgctttcatttgtagtttcaatgttatatccattgagttttaaatttgtaAAGTTTAACAAATTTCTTCTAAATCTGTTGGAATATAAaacttcatcaatttgtaataaagtaccattggataactttatattagctaTTCAAGAGTCtttaatcaaatttgtagaactagatattgtattaacatttgttgaagatatatttaagtaatagaaatatttcctatctcgaaGAATTGTATGTGTTGTaaaacaaacttcttccaaatATATCTTAAAATTGATCAAAGCTTTAAGACAATTCACCTTACAACAcgtattttaaaaactcattattataattgatcataacaacaacaaaaatgataatttattaaaatcaaaatacaacattgcttactttatatcttaaaatattatattattattttcatatttatttataagaaatcaGCAACATTAAGATAAACAGAGTTGGATGGTTCAGTATTAAGATATATTGGAACAACAATATTAGTAAAGtttgtttcaacttctttactcttttccttttattttatagaGGCTTgatatagatctaccaagtgtctgGGCTACGACAGGTATGCGACCAATGACATTTTCCTCCGCATCTATAACATTCAGTTTCATACTGCATAGGTCGCTGATTTTGATCATTAACTTTTGGGGCCCATCCCTCTTCTGGAGGTTTTCTCTCTTATGGGGGATTGTAGCCTCACGTTGATACCAGTGATTATTTCGACCACGGTCACGACCATGCCCACAACCATGTCTTCGGCCTCGTCTTCGACcacgagatgtattcatattcacttcagggaatgatGTTGAACTAGTTGAACGAATTTGGTGATTTTTAATCAAAAGTTCATTATTTTGCTTAGCAACAAAAGGACATAatataagttcagaaaatttagtaaattttttatttctatattgcTGCTACAAGAGCATATTAGTGGGATGAAGAATAGTAAAATCACAGCTTTTCGGtgtatcatttaaattttttcataggaTAACTAGGTTTTTAATAGTGAGGTATTCAACATTTAATTCTTCATGATGACGGAGGAAGATCATACTTTTGCGTGATCTTAGCAAGGTTGcagtatttccatctaaaatagtgtttCTCAAATTCATTGCATTTAGATAGATATCAATATCAAGAaccaataataaataattattgcatttgatatcaaggggaacaaattcaactttgtttaggttcgacatctgaataaatttctgaataaattaacaatagtaagacaatttaaaaaataaaatataaaaactgaaataaaactgagataataatatagtattatttcCACCATTTcagggtacttaaatatgtttattcaggaacattatattatttttctcaatttgtactatttaggagtatgattccaatttacaatattaaattgagtAATAATTTACTATCTCTTCCAAAGGTTAAAAAACTCTTTTATATGGAGGATAAATGTTTCACCTCTTCAGGAGGTCAGATTTAACATCTCTtcgggaggttaaaaatatatatgagagATTAAATATATTGCCTCTCTAGGAGgattatctttttaggaaatttaaatatatatgacattttcAGAAAGATTATCTTACCATATCTTTTGGAGATTGatacttttaaaactttaaaagatatattatattttagagaatattatatttttgtggagtaaaacttatcaaaaataaataaattaaataaaaattaagtaaataattcaGTTTGTTAGAGTCTCGtactgataacgtgttataaaagatataggaaataaatagaaaaattaataaagaCGAGACAGAAATTTTACGTAATTCGAATATACTTACTTTACGGGTGGATGagataaaaaaatttcattatttcGGGCgaaattacaagatgatttgggAGCGAACTTATACAAAATATTACTTATCTCTTTATCCCTTGTACAATATGTTTCTCTTCACTTTATCTCTCATCTTCTCTTATTCTCACTATACATCTATTTACATGAAAGGGTTAACTGTGTGTGTCTCAAATGAAAATGGAAGAATGTTATTTTATAGGGTAATATGACTAGTTAAGCATTTATTGGGGGTGAGTGTCTCAAATGAAAATGGAAGAGTGTTATTTTATAGGGTAATATGAATAGTTAAGCATTTATTGGGGGTGAAAATCGAAATAATGGAAGATGAGGtgtttcatattattattattattattcttattgttACTGAGGTAATCTAATTGTTCCATGGTAAGACTAGCGGCTAGGATCGTCGTCTATCTGGTAATAGTGTACAACAGTTCATCTAGACCGTCTGATCCAAAGGGCTCATCCGGATCGTAAAGAAAAAAAAACGCGGGAAACCATCACAGATCTGCACGGAACTGAACGGTCACGTCCACTATATCATCCACTCAAGCCAAAACtcacccactctctctctctctctctgaaagaACGCAAGGTCTTGAGGTATCCCATGGCGCCCAAGAAACGAAGAGCCGAAGAGGTCAAGGCTGTAGCAAAGCCCTATCTGACGTCATCCCGCGTGACTCGGAGCTCCACCCGCCGAGCCACCGCTAACTCGTCTGCTGACTCGGTGGTCCCTCCGCCGGTCGAGTCTcagaagaaaaagaggaaaaaggcCTCCGAGAAGACGAACGCTGCCCCCGAGGTGGCTGCGCCGGTGAAGGGGAAAGCGAAGCTGGTGGCAAGCGCTAACGCTGCTTCCAAGACCATTGTGATTGAGCACTGGTGAGATTTGCTCTATTGCCCTGTTTGGCTAACGGTAAAATCGAGCAAAATGAAACGgtattttttaactttttgatACTTGTGGTTCCTGTTTTTATTGATTACAAAGTCGTCTTTGCGTTTGCTTGGGAAAAGATATTTTGTGAACTTGTTTCAAGAATCGCGAAAAAATGGGATTTTTGAGTTTCTAGGAGAAAACGTAAAAATGGACGAAGGGCAGCGTGCCTCTCGAAGGGTTTCCATTTGCTTGAAGACGGCCTATCCTTCACTTGTTctctttctcactctctctctttctctgtgTCAAGAAAGTGAAGGATTTTTAGTAGTAGAAAAAttcaagaattcaaaaaaataaaggaTTGCcgatttataaaattatttaatttattgcGAACAGCGCAGTCTAAGTGCAGCATTATTAAACTAGACTGAAGAACTAAAGAGGAAAAAAGTGGTGTAGTGAACTGAGAGAGTCTTAATCTGGTCAATCGTGAACCAGGCTGCTTGCCACCAATATTTGTCAACGACACAGAATATGAAGATTACTCTTAAAATTGATTTTGTGTGGTATAATTGCACAATACGTTTAGAGGCTGATTAAAATAAAAGTTTTAACACATTTATTTATTTCCTAAGAAGGATGCAGATTATATTAATGAGTCAAGTGTACAGTAATTGCAACCGATAAAAATTGGTCATAGCAAccaacaaaaaagaagaagaaggaataaTTGGTCATAGAAGGTAGAAACGGACAAATTACACTATTTTGACTTTAGACTCTAGTTGATCTCTTGAATTCCTTGAACAATATTTATTCCTAGGTTGGTGCATTAAGAATTTTCAGTTTTAAAATTTGATTATTTTATTGGCATCTTGACccctcccccttttttttttggaaaatgcaTGATTCAGAGAGGAGTCATTTCTTGTTCTAAAAATTTGGGTAGTGATATGGTGTGGCTTTTTTTGGATTTGATGGGGCTCATtttgatgtggcttttagtagagccTTTCAACTATTTCATTGGTAAATATAGTTGGACATTGATTTTGAACTTAAAGGTTGCAATAAGAGGAAATTTCGTTGTTTGGAGGTTCCCAAATGCTGATTTTAGGTCAAACTATTTCCCTACTAGTTTTCATCTTAATTAGAAGCAATTTTAATGTGTGAAATTAGTTTTATTATGTTGTGGTCGCAAACAGGTGCTTGAGTTCTTGGCTGCTTTGAATGTCATGAGCCTCACTGCCTCAGTTATAGGGCCATGCAATGTTCCAGGAATTATGCATGTGATTTACTTGTGTTAGGTTTGTGCTTCTCTTTGTTCAAATTGTTCTCTTGGTTTTTAAAGAATGTGAAGACCAGTGAATAGTTTTGTGTCATTG
This genomic stretch from Malania oleifera isolate guangnan ecotype guangnan chromosome 3, ASM2987363v1, whole genome shotgun sequence harbors:
- the LOC131150480 gene encoding uncharacterized protein LOC131150480, with protein sequence MAPKKRRAEEVKAVAKPYLTSSRVTRSSTRRATANSSADSVVPPPVESQKKKRKKASEKTNAAPEVAAPVKGKAKLVASANAASKTIVIEHCKQCNSFKTRAHQVKNGLENHVSGITVLLNPDKPRRGCFEIREEGGEKFISLLDMKRPFKKMKDLDMEKVISDIVDKVK